In Paenibacillus sp. G2S3, a single window of DNA contains:
- a CDS encoding MarR family transcriptional regulator: MDKEVFFHKLVTFTTAVHEVTFDLTKDVRPEGITPVQYSILEYIAVSQPVTLSQISDCKNISMPNTSRELKKLTEKNLCEKLDVAEDRRKQMIRLSDAGQAMMNKAFGQIGERFLDRIKDSSTEELEEINRALDVLQSKVFNSDQ, encoded by the coding sequence ATGGACAAAGAAGTGTTTTTTCATAAATTAGTGACCTTTACGACGGCAGTCCATGAAGTAACATTCGACTTAACCAAAGATGTTAGACCTGAAGGTATTACGCCCGTTCAATATAGTATTCTGGAGTATATTGCGGTCAGCCAGCCTGTTACTCTCAGTCAAATTAGTGATTGTAAAAATATCTCTATGCCGAACACGAGCCGTGAGCTCAAGAAATTAACAGAGAAGAATCTTTGTGAGAAGCTGGATGTTGCAGAGGATCGGCGTAAGCAAATGATTCGGTTATCTGACGCTGGACAAGCGATGATGAACAAAGCTTTTGGGCAGATCGGCGAACGTTTCCTGGACCGGATCAAGGACTCTTCTACTGAAGAACTGGAAGAAATCAACCGAGCGCTCGATGTGCTTCAGTCCAAGGTGTTTAATAGCGATCAATGA
- the hprK gene encoding HPr(Ser) kinase/phosphatase, translating to MKSTTVQSLTETFKLEVLAGASCMDREITRSKTHRPGLEFVGYFDFFPTKRVQILGCKEINYLLTLSVEERKLHIGNIVNYHPPCFIVTTGQQEIPYLTLFCEEEGIPLLRTQETTTEIIAKIDTYLMKALAPELSIHGVCVNLSGIGVLLRGKSGIGKSETAHTLIRRGHRFVADDIVVLKKLGPATLLGTHNETTREFLALRSIGLINVVRQYGRRAFQDETRIVLDIELSPWRENSLNNELELEPKFTDYLGVQIPHIEIQLQPGRDVAGLIEAAANNWYLKQLGYSAVEEFMQRIEDKQ from the coding sequence TTGAAATCGACTACCGTTCAAAGCCTTACGGAAACGTTTAAGCTGGAAGTGCTAGCAGGTGCTAGCTGCATGGATCGTGAAATCACTCGTTCAAAGACGCATAGACCTGGACTTGAGTTTGTGGGTTACTTTGATTTTTTCCCAACGAAGCGGGTGCAAATATTGGGCTGCAAGGAAATCAACTATCTGTTAACCCTAAGCGTTGAAGAGCGTAAGTTACATATTGGTAATATCGTCAACTATCATCCACCATGTTTTATTGTGACGACAGGTCAGCAGGAGATTCCCTATTTAACTCTTTTCTGCGAAGAAGAAGGTATCCCGCTGCTTCGTACGCAGGAAACCACGACAGAGATTATCGCAAAGATTGACACTTATCTGATGAAGGCGCTGGCGCCAGAGCTTTCAATTCATGGGGTGTGTGTAAATCTGTCCGGCATAGGCGTTCTACTCAGGGGCAAGTCGGGGATTGGTAAAAGCGAAACCGCGCATACGCTCATTAGAAGAGGCCATCGGTTTGTAGCAGATGATATCGTGGTGCTGAAGAAGCTGGGACCAGCAACTCTTCTCGGCACACATAACGAGACGACCCGCGAGTTCCTAGCGCTGCGCAGTATCGGTCTGATTAACGTTGTGCGCCAGTACGGGCGTAGAGCCTTTCAGGATGAAACGCGAATTGTGCTCGACATCGAGTTGTCTCCTTGGCGAGAGAATTCTTTGAATAATGAGCTCGAACTTGAACCGAAGTTCACAGACTATCTTGGCGTCCAAATTCCGCATATTGAAATCCAGCTTCAGCCCGGCCGCGACGTAGCCGGCCTAATCGAAGCGGCCGCCAACAACTGGTATCTGAAGCAGCTTGGCTATAGTGCCGTTGAAGAGTTCATGCAAAGGATCGAAGACAAGCAATGA
- a CDS encoding extracellular solute-binding protein, with protein MNRRWVLAILAMIVVLSGCSSSSVGSGTEGTSNEQSGQDGKKIEIATMAVSPYLEEAVKQYKKIRPDIQIDIKEYLARPQTNEDGMSQSGEAFSKGDVEKYIQTVSTQMMSGKGADMIVMNDLPQDKYVAKNMLTNFYDLMDKDADFDRNQYYQNIFEGSQDGNGLYAMPFSFVIDALTGNTELLEQANIKIDDQTWTWDEFKDISKKLKGKVGEDYFAFVNLFPIQMLAEYIEANYDKLINQGQANFDSDLFRDMMKQIKSMYDEGVLSNDFTYDYTKTLFNNANLFDPIGGLSQVLDPKLKIYQKPTVNGKYSGTSFKSYFTLGINSKSKVQDEAWNFIKFMLSEEMQSSSVVQGFAMHKGAVEKQLNDAKQQAVAGTLPLLEQKFDTETVESKIQELHQLLDGASRNLSSDHKVVSIAIEEFDSYMSGQKTAEDVSKLIQNRVNTYINE; from the coding sequence TTGAATAGAAGATGGGTATTGGCCATATTAGCAATGATAGTCGTATTATCGGGATGCTCTAGCAGCAGCGTGGGATCAGGTACAGAAGGAACATCTAATGAACAATCAGGTCAGGATGGCAAGAAGATTGAGATTGCGACCATGGCGGTAAGTCCTTATTTAGAGGAGGCGGTTAAGCAATACAAAAAAATTCGTCCAGATATACAAATTGATATCAAAGAGTATCTAGCTAGACCCCAAACGAATGAAGATGGAATGAGTCAATCAGGAGAAGCATTCTCAAAGGGCGATGTTGAGAAGTATATACAAACAGTGAGCACACAGATGATGTCTGGCAAAGGGGCGGACATGATCGTAATGAACGATCTACCACAGGACAAATATGTCGCCAAGAACATGCTGACTAATTTCTATGATCTGATGGATAAGGATGCTGACTTTGATCGAAATCAGTACTATCAGAATATTTTTGAGGGCTCCCAAGATGGTAATGGTTTGTATGCAATGCCATTCTCATTTGTCATCGACGCGCTAACTGGGAATACAGAGTTGTTAGAACAAGCTAACATTAAAATCGATGATCAGACATGGACATGGGATGAGTTTAAAGATATTTCCAAGAAGCTTAAGGGAAAAGTTGGTGAGGATTATTTCGCATTTGTTAATCTATTCCCGATTCAAATGTTAGCGGAGTATATAGAAGCTAATTATGATAAGCTCATTAATCAAGGTCAAGCGAATTTCGATTCCGATCTGTTTCGAGATATGATGAAGCAAATCAAATCGATGTATGATGAGGGCGTACTTAGTAATGATTTTACGTACGACTATACCAAAACCTTGTTCAACAATGCTAACCTTTTCGATCCAATAGGAGGCCTGTCCCAAGTCCTTGATCCAAAGCTTAAAATATATCAAAAGCCAACAGTAAATGGAAAATATAGTGGAACTTCATTTAAGTCATATTTCACTTTAGGTATTAACAGCAAATCTAAGGTTCAAGATGAAGCTTGGAACTTTATTAAGTTCATGCTTTCCGAGGAAATGCAATCTTCATCAGTCGTACAAGGGTTTGCGATGCATAAGGGAGCTGTGGAGAAACAGCTTAATGATGCTAAGCAGCAGGCAGTAGCGGGAACACTACCTCTTCTAGAACAGAAGTTTGATACTGAGACTGTAGAAAGCAAAATCCAAGAATTACATCAGCTTCTAGATGGTGCAAGCAGGAATTTATCTAGTGATCATAAGGTCGTTTCAATTGCAATTGAAGAGTTTGATTCATATATGAGTGGTCAGAAAACCGCTGAAGACGTCAGCAAGCTGATTCAAAACCGAGTCAACACTTACATTAACGAGTAA
- a CDS encoding SMI1/KNR4 family protein, with the protein MSDELLEKLDAWHEEDEFQEIVDAITEIPEEERDYVLTSHLGRALNNLGQYEEALEQYLSIEEEGEGDPLWHYRIGVSYYYLKRYDEALKAFTIADELEPDDEDTLEFLGWIKRKLAKKAAKKPLNKPAKKPIVAIDSTNFWDDSEYAFSEYISEPPTDALIASVEEELVFKLPKYYVEMMKLHNGGIPHNTRYPIPGTEEFITISGILGIGRDKNKSLCGASGSRTVIENGRYPEVGVVICDCPSENEVIMLDYREFGNDGEPEVIHVDRDNKYKITRLADNFESFIGGLVK; encoded by the coding sequence ATGAGTGATGAGCTATTGGAAAAATTGGATGCGTGGCATGAAGAGGACGAATTTCAAGAAATCGTGGATGCAATAACGGAAATTCCTGAAGAGGAAAGAGATTATGTTCTAACTAGTCATTTGGGCAGAGCGCTTAATAATCTCGGGCAATATGAAGAAGCTTTAGAGCAGTATTTGAGCATTGAAGAAGAGGGCGAAGGTGACCCACTCTGGCATTACCGTATCGGAGTTTCCTATTATTATCTCAAGCGGTATGATGAAGCTTTAAAAGCATTTACAATTGCAGACGAGCTAGAGCCTGATGATGAGGACACTTTGGAGTTTTTGGGTTGGATCAAACGTAAATTGGCTAAGAAAGCTGCGAAAAAGCCTCTGAATAAACCCGCAAAGAAGCCTATAGTAGCGATCGACTCCACCAATTTTTGGGATGACAGCGAGTATGCGTTCTCAGAATATATCTCTGAACCGCCTACAGATGCATTGATTGCTTCAGTAGAAGAAGAGCTGGTTTTTAAGCTGCCAAAATACTACGTTGAAATGATGAAGCTACATAATGGGGGAATTCCTCATAACACTCGGTACCCAATTCCGGGAACAGAAGAATTTATTACGATTTCAGGGATCCTTGGAATTGGACGAGATAAGAATAAGTCGCTGTGTGGAGCTTCAGGCAGCCGGACTGTGATTGAAAATGGACGTTATCCTGAGGTTGGTGTGGTGATTTGTGATTGTCCTTCTGAGAATGAAGTAATCATGCTGGATTACCGCGAGTTTGGAAATGATGGCGAACCCGAGGTTATCCATGTAGATCGAGATAACAAATACAAGATCACTCGCTTGGCTGATAATTTTGAGTCCTTTATTGGCGGATTAGTGAAATAG
- a CDS encoding NAD(P)H-dependent oxidoreductase, which yields MNVLVIYTHPNHKSLSYAFLNKVIQGSNENRKITNIEVLDLYEEQFDPVLVFNENKRRRDMHIDPKLEKYREQIRQADKIVFVYPIWWGRPPAMLLGYIDQMFASNFAYREKGGLIPEGLLKGKSVVCISSMKGPTLYPLYWLNNSHKVLMRKALFQYCGIKKVKFFEFGNMESPKGKHDKKLNQVYQYFKAMAN from the coding sequence ATGAACGTTTTAGTCATCTATACTCATCCGAATCATAAAAGTTTAAGTTATGCTTTTCTCAATAAAGTCATTCAAGGAAGTAATGAAAATCGAAAGATCACGAACATCGAGGTTCTTGATCTATATGAAGAGCAATTTGATCCGGTGCTGGTCTTTAACGAAAATAAACGTAGAAGAGACATGCATATCGATCCCAAGCTTGAGAAGTATCGTGAGCAGATTCGTCAGGCTGACAAGATCGTGTTTGTGTATCCGATCTGGTGGGGCCGGCCTCCCGCCATGCTGCTCGGTTATATTGATCAAATGTTTGCCTCTAATTTTGCTTATAGAGAAAAGGGCGGTCTTATCCCGGAGGGGCTGCTGAAAGGGAAGTCAGTAGTTTGTATTTCCAGCATGAAGGGACCAACCCTTTATCCTTTATATTGGTTAAACAATTCCCATAAGGTGCTGATGAGAAAAGCATTATTTCAATATTGCGGTATCAAGAAGGTGAAGTTTTTCGAGTTTGGGAATATGGAGAGTCCAAAAGGTAAACATGACAAAAAGCTAAATCAGGTCTACCAATATTTTAAAGCCATGGCTAATTAA
- a CDS encoding efflux RND transporter periplasmic adaptor subunit: MTSTSKRQRLTAALFVLFFAILAGLTFFSSTLETMTLPKVVTEKLTSKSLVHQVKGSGVLTPRKQVDLLNETGSKIVKVHVKENAEVKKGQKLVTFDSSDLDEQIYQEETALKKQKLNREILEEDMLNALIGGDEQVIAKAERALELDNMDLELAQRKLNKLRKEKADKQTLTAPFDGKITKITAEDSMDASQGGTILTLMDSGKGFEFSFAVESDNTALFEIGSKVSVRLAKDNTLVNGVIEEIKAASQESSEEDSSDKSSYQVVVSVSDAGIKGGEQVSLDIKKESNEKGYVLPKKWVHKDATGSYVFVVEEKKSSLGNTFNARKAYIITGDSTEDEVVAVSGLSPDDEIIIESSEPLQEGNRIRVY; the protein is encoded by the coding sequence ATGACAAGCACATCTAAGCGACAACGATTAACGGCTGCTTTGTTTGTATTATTCTTTGCTATATTGGCTGGTTTGACTTTCTTTAGCAGCACACTCGAAACGATGACGCTGCCCAAAGTAGTTACGGAGAAGCTTACCTCGAAATCATTAGTTCATCAGGTTAAAGGGAGTGGAGTCTTAACGCCTCGGAAGCAGGTGGATTTGTTGAATGAGACTGGCTCTAAAATTGTGAAGGTTCATGTAAAAGAGAATGCTGAGGTTAAGAAGGGGCAAAAGCTCGTGACATTTGATAGCTCTGATCTGGATGAACAGATCTATCAAGAGGAAACGGCGCTTAAGAAACAAAAGCTAAATCGGGAGATTCTCGAGGAGGATATGCTCAATGCATTGATAGGTGGTGATGAGCAAGTGATTGCCAAGGCTGAGCGAGCTCTTGAACTGGATAATATGGATCTTGAACTGGCGCAAAGAAAATTAAATAAGCTGCGTAAAGAAAAAGCGGATAAACAAACGCTGACTGCCCCTTTTGATGGCAAAATCACAAAGATTACAGCAGAGGATAGCATGGATGCTTCACAAGGGGGGACAATCCTGACCTTAATGGATAGTGGCAAGGGCTTCGAATTTTCATTTGCTGTCGAGTCGGATAATACGGCATTATTCGAGATTGGATCTAAGGTTTCTGTTCGATTGGCGAAAGACAATACACTGGTTAACGGTGTAATTGAAGAGATTAAAGCTGCATCCCAAGAGAGCAGTGAAGAAGATTCATCCGATAAATCCAGTTATCAGGTTGTCGTTTCTGTCTCCGATGCTGGTATTAAAGGTGGCGAACAAGTCAGTCTAGATATAAAGAAGGAGTCAAATGAAAAAGGTTATGTGTTACCAAAAAAATGGGTTCATAAAGATGCAACAGGAAGCTATGTCTTTGTAGTTGAGGAGAAGAAAAGCTCACTCGGCAATACGTTTAATGCACGTAAGGCTTACATTATAACAGGTGATTCAACAGAGGATGAGGTTGTAGCTGTGAGCGGGTTAAGTCCTGATGATGAGATCATTATTGAATCAAGTGAACCACTACAAGAAGGTAATAGAATCCGAGTATATTGA